Proteins from one Chrysiogenia bacterium genomic window:
- a CDS encoding alpha/beta fold hydrolase, which produces MSDPNTSLVQREERSLAKVSRRVMRRMAHALAVVPVLGQAITSRLLIPRHSFDETHVVPTDDGANVALHRYLPRGPRRGNPIILCHGIACNRHFWDISPERSFAQALASAGRDVWVLEMRGHGQSHRVPALEPWKAVKVRWDFDHYVHHDLPAAINFVRDRGSSKKVDWIGHSMGGMVIYAHLGTTAGDDVENLITIGSPTFIDNRFWAWKLAGALSGPASLIPHFPVRLGAWAASGAVLALHPFVPNPIYSKENMSARDAAMLFHNVLDDISGGEVSLGIQFIKERGFRSRDGKVSYAEQLRTIRHPALLLAGSRDFLVMPRDVRAAFDRISSEDKTMHILGKKQGYTHDYGHADLVLGRFVKTEVVPIVLDWLEERTRA; this is translated from the coding sequence ATGAGCGACCCGAACACCAGTCTCGTCCAGCGAGAGGAGCGATCTCTCGCAAAGGTCTCGCGTCGCGTGATGCGGCGGATGGCCCATGCACTGGCGGTTGTTCCCGTGCTCGGGCAGGCCATCACGAGCCGCCTGCTGATCCCCCGTCACAGCTTCGATGAGACGCATGTGGTTCCCACTGACGACGGCGCAAATGTGGCGCTTCATCGCTACCTGCCGCGCGGACCCCGTCGGGGCAATCCGATCATCCTGTGTCACGGCATCGCCTGCAACCGCCACTTCTGGGACATCTCTCCCGAACGCAGCTTTGCGCAGGCGCTCGCCAGCGCGGGGCGCGACGTGTGGGTGCTCGAGATGCGCGGCCACGGCCAGTCCCACCGCGTCCCGGCGCTCGAGCCCTGGAAGGCGGTGAAGGTCCGTTGGGATTTCGACCACTACGTCCACCACGACCTGCCCGCGGCCATCAATTTCGTCCGCGATCGCGGCAGCTCGAAGAAGGTCGACTGGATCGGGCACTCCATGGGCGGGATGGTGATCTACGCGCATCTTGGAACGACAGCCGGAGACGATGTGGAGAACCTGATCACCATTGGCTCTCCCACCTTTATCGACAACCGTTTCTGGGCGTGGAAACTCGCGGGCGCGCTTTCGGGCCCGGCGAGCCTCATTCCCCACTTCCCGGTGCGCCTGGGCGCCTGGGCTGCGTCAGGCGCGGTGCTGGCGCTCCATCCCTTTGTTCCCAATCCGATCTACAGCAAGGAAAACATGAGCGCCCGTGACGCGGCGATGCTCTTCCACAACGTGCTCGACGATATCTCAGGCGGCGAGGTTTCGCTGGGAATCCAGTTCATCAAGGAGCGCGGTTTCCGCTCGCGCGATGGAAAGGTGAGCTACGCCGAGCAGCTCAGGACGATCCGCCACCCGGCGCTCCTGCTGGCCGGCTCGCGTGACTTCCTTGTCATGCCCCGCGACGTGCGCGCGGCCTTCGATCGCATCTCCTCCGAGGACAAGACGATGCACATCTTGGGCAAGAAGCAGGGCTACACCCACGACTACGGCCACGCCGACCTGGTACTCGGGCGATTTGTGAAGACCGAAGTGGTGCCCATCGTGCTGGACTGGCTCGAAGAGAGAACCAGAGCTTGA